AGAAATCTTATATTTAAAAGCATAAAAAAGATCTCTCACTACGTTCGAGATGACACCAATGTTTCGCCAGTATTTATTGAGAACTTACTTATGGCCTCAACAATATGAGCTCACCTTCCTATTTTCGTGAAAAACCTTATAACATTACTTTAGAAGCAGGCCGTGTTCTTATCACTTCTCCTGCTTTTGACACTTATTGGCGTTTTGCTTCACAACGGCAGGCGCTTTTTATGCAGCGAGTAGCAGGTAATCCTCCCCCTTGGACAAATGATCAAGTATTGGCATCACATCGTTTCACCAATGTGTACCGTGCTTCTGACCGTGTAAGTCAATATTTAATTCGCCATGTTATTTATAATGGGTTGCACTCTAATGATGAAGTTGTATTTCGGATTTTGCTATTTAAAATATTTAATCGTATCGAAACATGGAATGTATTAGAAGATAATCTTGGTCAACTTACTTGGAAAACTTTTGCTTTTGAACGCTACGCGAAAATATTAGATGCAGTGTTAGCAGATGGACAGCGTATATATTCTGCTGCGTATATTATGCCATCACCAGCCTTCGGTGATGCGCGCAAACATCGTAATCATTTAAAACTTTTAGAATTTATGATGCGTGATGGTGTTGCAACAAAAGTCAATAAAGCAAAAGCTCTTGCCGATGTTTTTAATATACTGGTGAACTATCGTTCATTAGGTGATTTTCTAGCTTTTCAGTTTACCATAGATCTCAATTATAGTGAGGTAGTGAATTTTTCAGAGATGGATTTTGTTATAGCTGGACCAGGTGCACGCGATGGAATTCGTAAGTGTTTTATTGATACAGCAGGATTAAGTGAGGCCGATATTATCCGTATTATGGCTGAGCATGCTGAATATGAGTTTAAACGTTTAAATTTAAAATTTCAAAATCTTTGGGGTCGCCCTTTACAACTCATTGATTGCCAGAATTTATTTTGTGAACTAAGTAAATATGCACGAGTAGTACACCCAGAGATAATAGGCGAATCTAACCGTACGCGTATTAAGCAAAAGTATGTACCTAAATTGACTCCAGTGCCGCAATGGTATCCACCAAAATGGGGTCTTAATATTCCTTTGTCTTTACAAAATAGTCAGTCAAATATTATAACTAAGCGTCAACCACGTCAGCAGAAGTTAGAATTTATGATCGGTTCAAACCCTTGAATTAGATCACAGCAGAGCAAAGAGGGGGGATTTGCATTATGCCTTTTTTAACAACACAAGAAATAAGAGATCGATTAAACAATAGTATGCAAGCACTTGTTAGCGATGCAGACACAAATTCTGCACAATGTGCCTGTTACGAGCTTAAGTTAGGAGACGAGGCATTTATTACTTCGCCAGAAGGTATCAAAAAAAAATATAATGATGGTGAGCAAATTCGTATTCCCCCAGGACAATTTGCAATACTGCTTACTAAAGAAGAGATCAATCTTCCCAATAATTATTTAGCATTTATATCCATTAAGTCGTCGATCAAATTAAGTGGCTTGGTTAATGTTTCTGGATTTCATGTTGACCCTGGTTTTAAAGGGCGACTTAAGTTCTCGGTATATAATGCTGGCCCTGAAGCTATAGTATTGAATGTAGGTAAAAGAGTATTTTTGATTTGGTTTTATGAATTAAATATACCAGACGAAAATGAATATAAAGGCAATAGCCAAGGTCAACAAAGCATCAGTTCCAAAGATGTAATGCGATTGCAAGGCGAAGTTGTATCGCCAGCAACTTTAAAAAAAGAAGTTGAAGAACTGCGTGCGACTGTTGCTAATTGGAAAGCAATTACTACAGGTGCTTTTGCTACTGCTGTAATAACTGCGTTGGCTACTGCTATTGGTGTATTAGTCAAAATTTTTAATTAGTTCGTTATCTAGCTTTAATTAACCCCAAGCAACTTTTTGCGCTTTTAGTCTAGAAGTTGATATTGCAACACTACTTTGCTTTGATTGGGTACGTTGCCACCAGCCCATCCAAGCTTGCAATAATTGTGGATTAGTACATTTATTCATAAGCGCTTGTGCTAAATCTAAATAATGACGACGGCGTGCTGATTCAGCACCGAGAATAAGCAATAAGTTCTGATATGCTATTGGGGCTGTTGGTAATGTTGCAAGTGAATCAAGATAGTTGTCGTCGACATCCTGTGCTGTTAGTTCATCCATGCGTCGGAATAATTCATTGATAAGTGTATTGCCTTGCGCTGGATCAGTAGCAAGCGAATCAGTATTGGATGCAAGATTTACTTTTTCAAGACAGCTAAAACAATTCAGCTCGTTAGTATATAGGTGTAGACTATCACTCCAATGGTGAAAGCTACCGACAGCAACACCAAGCCACCCGGCCATTATTTCCTGTAGAGTTGTAAACTGTAAAAAATTGTAGGGTAGTCCACGAAATATATCACTGCTACGCATGATCTGCGTCCACTCATGAGAGCTGTTGCGCACTTTGAGCATCGACATAATGTTGCATGGTATATCTGCCGATTGGGGTAATCCATCATTTTGGGGAAGATCAACATGCACATCCCAAATTTGTAATACAACTTGGCGACTTAAACTGTTAGCGCAAAGAGCATCACATGCTCGATGGATTTGATCTATGCAAAAATGCAAAAAAAATTAATTTATATTGATGTATATTTAACTATCATGACTGAACAAACTTGCCATAATGTTTTCATTAGTCATATTCACAAGCATGATGAAGAATTGCACGCCTTAACCGATTTGCTTAAGAACAATGGCTACGAAATTAAAGATGCTTCGATAGATAGTAGAAAGCCAAATAATACAAAAAATCCTGAATATATAAAGGCAGAGATTTTAGCCCCCCGTATACGTTGGGCGGGATGCTTTATAGTACTAATTGGCAAGGGCACAAGTGATAGCGAATATGTAGCCTGGGAAATCGAATATGCCAAGCGAGAAGGCAAAAGAATAGTTGGAGTTTTTGTACGTGGAGCAACCGATGCTGATATTCCTTATGCTTTAGAGCGTTATGGCGATGCACTTGTTGGCTGGAATACCGATAGGGTAATGGGAGCGGTTAAAGGGGAACACAATTAAAGCGTAACACACTTTCGTTTGGTGAAATTGCAATTGCAATGCTGAATAAGTCTTTACGTCCATTCTTGGCTAAATGGCATCCACTATTGAATTCTTACGAAGCACGCCAAACTCAACAAGCTCTGTCACAACGACAACATGAGCGTCTTTGGGAGTATTATCAAACGTTTCGTGATGAACTTGAACTTCTTAGAAAAAATCTAGATGAGTACGCTAAAATTTTAGCGACAGCAGCAGGAATCGACATCATTCACAAATCAAGAGATAAAAAAGAGGCAGATAATAATGCAGCTAATGCATCTTAAATACTACAATTTCCGTAGCAATTATTACGCAAAAAATAATTACCCAAAGTAACCCTGGCTTGGCGCGAATTCTTTTAGGAGCAATACATTTTGCTAGTTCTTCACGAAGTAAGATGATTTCACCAAACCAAGCTGCTGCAGAGATTAATGTAGCAACAAGAATTGCAAATAGAAACCATGTAGACATGCTATTTATTTACAATAGACTCTACTTGCGCCAGTGCCTTAGTCGCTTCTTCTGCCGTTGCTTCTACTAAACGAAATAAACGTCTTATTTGTTTTTGAGTTTGAATGTCAGCAGTAAAAGGCAAGCTCGATAAAGACTCATTAGCGGCATTTGCCAAAGCTTCAACGCGTTCGATAGCAATGCATAGTTCTTCTAATATAAAACAATCATTGCCTTTGTTCGCTGTAGAAGACATAAGATGACAATTATGTAACTATGGTTACATAGTAATTGCAAGCGTTTTATTGTTTTAATGTAATCATGGTGCATAATCGCCGTGATACATTCAACTCTCGCGGTCGGCGTCTATTGGCTGAACATATTGAAGCCCACTGGTCATCAGCAGGGCAGTTTGCCGATGAGCTTGAATTATCACATCATAGCATTAGCTTTTTACTTTCTGGGCGAACTCGCCCTAGCCTTGAGCGAGCTGTTGCTATCGAAAAATTAACACGTAAGGTGGGGCTACCCATAGTAACTTGTGAAGATTGGGTGACTAATTAACCCCCTATCTGCATTTTTTTCATCTAAATTGTGGAAAACAACTGTAAATCAGCATAGATAACAATATTGTTCAGATGTTAGGAGCTTGGCTATGCCACAGTCAAAAAATCGAATAGCAAAAATTGCCATAAAAGGATTTAAGTCGATCGGGTCAGAACAAAGTATAGATATTAGGCCTTTAACGATTCTTGCAGGCGCCAATAGCTCAGGCAAATCGAGTTTTATGCAACCGCTCTTATTACTTAAACAAACACTAGAATCTCCAGGTGATCCAGGTGCATTACTACTTGACGGACCCAATGTGCGTTTTACCAAAGGCGAGCAAGTTTTAAGTGCAAATTTAAATAAAAAAACACGAACACGAGTTTTTTCAATCAAAATAACTTTATTAGAGGGTGCAACATTCGAATTAGTGTTTTGCTATAAAAAGAGTAAGGGATTTGATTTAGAAAAGATGTCATTTAGAAAAGATGTCATTAAAGCACAAATAACTAAAAAAATGTCAATAGATGATATATTAAAAATACTTCCGCCATATTTGTTGGAGTTGGTAAATAAAGTTATAAAAATAAAAGGAGACATACAATGGCAGGTAGAACGTAAACGTTGTTTTTTTGACTTGTCGTTACTTATTAATCATAAAAAAATAAATGATATATTCTATAATTTACCCTCTATATCTAATAGCAACATATTGATACCACTTATTGAAGATGTAATTCACCTTCCAGGTCTGCGTGGCAATCCTTCGCGAACTTATCCAAGAACTGCTGGTGGTCCGTTTTTCCCTGGTACGTTTGAAGAATATGTAGCAAGTGTGATTGCCGAATGGCAAAGCAATGGTGGTAAAAGCAAATTAAAGCAACTAGCTAAAGACCTTGAAACAATGGGGCTAACCTGGAAAGTAAGGGCTGAATCTATTGATGATACTCAGGTCGAATTAATGGTCGGTCGCTTAGGCCATAGTAGTAAAGGTGGTGCTCAAGATTTGGTTAGCATTGCTGACGTTGGCTTTGGTGTTTCACAAGCGCTGCCAGTTTTAGTAGCTTTATTAGCAGCTCGACCAGGTCAGCTTGTCTATTTAGAACAGCCAGAAATTCATCTGCATCCATTAGCGCAACGAAAGCTTGCGGGTATTTTTTGTGAAGCAGTCAAACGGGGTGTGGTAGCTGTTATTGAAACCCATAGTTCTATTTTGTTACGTGAAATTCAAACGTTAATCGCCAAAAATAAATTAAATAAAGAAGATGTTGCCATGCATTGGCTACAAAGAAATAAGTACGGCGAAACCTGTGTGCAAACAGCAATGGTTGATGACGATGGCGCTTATGGTGATTGGCCAGCGGATTTTGATAATATCGAGCTTGATGCCGAACAGTCATATCTTGATGCCGTTGAAGCCAAGCATTCTGGTTTGCGTTAATGAAAAAAAGTCGGTTATTAGTTGTAGATGCATCAGTGGCGCGTTCTGCTGGTGAAACGCAACATCCTGTTTCGTCGGCCTGTCGCGAATATCTCAATAGTATTCTTGAAATTTGTCATCGCATAGCAGTAAATGATGAAATTAAAAAAGAATGGTCTAAACATAAAAGCCGATTTACTAGCAAATGGCTGTGTTCGATGGCTGCGCGTCGTAAACCTATGCAAACTGTTACTTCTGCTACTTTTACAATAGATATAAAATGTTATTCGAAAAATGACCAACCAAAAATTCAAAAAGATTTATGTTTATTAAAAGCTGCCCTAGCAGCAGATAAGATAATTATTACAAGAGATCAAAAAATATTAGAGATCTTAAATAAACAGCCAACAGGCGCAAAGTTAGCAAAACAAATAACCTGGATAAACCCAGATACTGAGAGTGCTGAAACGCTTAAGTCAATGCAAACGAAGTCACCGCATAAAAAGAATTTATAGTGCTTATTGATCAATACAAAAGCAGAATTATTAAACTAATTTGCATTTTATCTTATAATTACAACATGTTATACGCTTCGTGACAAATCCGCAATTGCATTGCAGATCAGCCCCAACCAAACATTTGGCGTTTTACAGTTAAGAGTGTTAAGCGGTCTTGCCTTATGAATTTAAAAAACCGCACTGAAACTATCGAGCTACTTAATCAAACCCATGAATTTCCTTGCCCATTTACATTTAAAGTAATCGGCGAAAACTCGCCAGCATTTATAGCCCAGGTAGCGCAAGTAGCAGTCAACGCACTTGGGCGAGAAACTACACTAGTTATAACTACACGTGAGAGTTCAGGTGGACGACATCTGGCAGTAACCATGGTGGTGACCGTACCCAATGCTAAGCAGGTATTGAGCATTTATGCGATGCTTGGTGAACTCGCTGGGGTAAAGATGGTTTTATAGTTTGAACTTCAGATTTAAACTACCCGATAAACTTGAGTGCCGCCTTTGCGTATAGAATCAACTATCCCACCACGTATTAATGTCTCAAGAACCTTTTTAGTTTGCGGTAGAGTAATCTTTAATTGTTTGGCGATCGCACTAACTGTGTTGTCTCCGCCACGACGCAAAATTTTCAGAATTTTTTGTTGCTCGCTATTAAGCTCACCCATAAGCAACTGCATTGGTATAATGATGATGTAATCATGAGGAAGTTTCAACGTGAAGTTTTTACCTTTTACTTCAAGATTAAAATCTTTGACGCCATGGAATGCTTTTTGTAACTCTTTAATTAAAGGATGCAAAAACTCTTCAACTTCAGGGTCAGCAATATCGCTATTAAGTATTTTAGTTGCATCAGTGATGGTAAGTTTACTCGGCAAAGCATCTACTATTTGTGCGAATATGATTTGTGCTTGCATACTCGGAAGTTTAAGTGGCTTTCCAGCAAAGAAACCTCTTTGGTGTAATAAATCAAGCACAAAGTTACGATTATTAATATCTATGATGCTTGCTGTCTCATTTCCAACTAAACGTTTTTCAGAATGAGCGTAAAGTTGGCAGCGCTGACGTGGAGGTAATTCAAGTTGTTCAAGAGAATGTACAATACTGTTTTGCCGTAATAAGGTTAGCTTGTGCAGTGTTGCAACCCAATGGTCACAACGTTCAGCCGCTTCAGCACTATTACCCAACAATTGTGCTAATGATTCACCAAATCGCCACATTAAAGCAGAGGTTCGCTGCGATACTACGGTATCAGGAATTTCTCTAAAGCAGCGTTGCGCTGCATCTAAGTTGCCTTTACGTATTAATGCAACACCAGTCAAAGCAATGGCACGAATACGAACCTCTCGCACACCTAAAGCATCCGCCTGCACAGCAAGACGGGGTCCTAAACGCAAAGCAGAGGATAAATCTCCGCTTATAATTTGTGCTGCTAGTAATAACTCAGAAACGTGCATGGTGCCTATTTCATCACCCAAACGTTTAAGCGCGGCTAGAGCATTACGCGCAAGAGATACTGCATTTTTAATATCGCTTTCATATAAGCTTATGCGCGCCAATAATTCACTGCCTAAGGCTACAACACGTGAATGCTTAATACGGTTAGCCAATGCTAATGCTTCTTTGGCACGCTCTTTAGCTAGAGCAACTTCGCCTTCTTCAAATGCCGCATGAGCAATACGATAAAGAGTATGAGATTCTTCGCGACGATTGCCGCCAGCATTAAATAGTTTGCAGGCTTGTGAAAGTTCAGCAATTGCTTGTTTGCTATCTTTACGTCGAAGACGGATCAATGCACTTTCTCGTAAAAACATGGCAACACGAGGAGCTGCGGTTTTAGGGTCAAGACGTGCTAAAGATTCATCAACAATGCGACTTGCTTCATTAATACGGTTAATCGCGATGTATGAACGAATTAAATGAGTGCGCAACATGTCAGCAACAGTACGGGGGCCAGAGGCGTCCCACATTTCTACTACCCGTGGTAGCATTTCAGCAGCAGCTTCATGACGACCACGACCAACCTCAAGTAGCGCTTTTGCAGCAGCAAGATAGCGACGTAAACGACGACTAGCAGTGGCCGATAAATTACGCTCTACTAAAGAAATATTCTTTTGCGCGCTAGTGAGATCACC
This genomic window from Deltaproteobacteria bacterium contains:
- a CDS encoding TIR domain-containing protein, with the protein product MTEQTCHNVFISHIHKHDEELHALTDLLKNNGYEIKDASIDSRKPNNTKNPEYIKAEILAPRIRWAGCFIVLIGKGTSDSEYVAWEIEYAKREGKRIVGVFVRGATDADIPYALERYGDALVGWNTDRVMGAVKGEHN
- a CDS encoding dUTP pyrophosphatase is translated as MPFLTTQEIRDRLNNSMQALVSDADTNSAQCACYELKLGDEAFITSPEGIKKKYNDGEQIRIPPGQFAILLTKEEINLPNNYLAFISIKSSIKLSGLVNVSGFHVDPGFKGRLKFSVYNAGPEAIVLNVGKRVFLIWFYELNIPDENEYKGNSQGQQSISSKDVMRLQGEVVSPATLKKEVEELRATVANWKAITTGAFATAVITALATAIGVLVKIFN
- a CDS encoding DUF493 domain-containing protein, translating into MNLKNRTETIELLNQTHEFPCPFTFKVIGENSPAFIAQVAQVAVNALGRETTLVITTRESSGGRHLAVTMVVTVPNAKQVLSIYAMLGELAGVKMVL
- a CDS encoding AAA family ATPase — encoded protein: MPQSKNRIAKIAIKGFKSIGSEQSIDIRPLTILAGANSSGKSSFMQPLLLLKQTLESPGDPGALLLDGPNVRFTKGEQVLSANLNKKTRTRVFSIKITLLEGATFELVFCYKKSKGFDLEKMSFRKDVIKAQITKKMSIDDILKILPPYLLELVNKVIKIKGDIQWQVERKRCFFDLSLLINHKKINDIFYNLPSISNSNILIPLIEDVIHLPGLRGNPSRTYPRTAGGPFFPGTFEEYVASVIAEWQSNGGKSKLKQLAKDLETMGLTWKVRAESIDDTQVELMVGRLGHSSKGGAQDLVSIADVGFGVSQALPVLVALLAARPGQLVYLEQPEIHLHPLAQRKLAGIFCEAVKRGVVAVIETHSSILLREIQTLIAKNKLNKEDVAMHWLQRNKYGETCVQTAMVDDDGAYGDWPADFDNIELDAEQSYLDAVEAKHSGLR